A part of Vallitalea longa genomic DNA contains:
- a CDS encoding GNAT family N-acetyltransferase — MFKHIIDDKLELKLLNVKDAEELHSLIEDNREYLLKWLPWVYINKSIEDTKDFVLSSMKQYGENKGYSAAICYDDKIVGVIGLQCLNLQHKHVSIGYWLAEDYQGKGIMTKCCTALINDAFNNYELERVEIRCAEKNYKSRAIPERLGFIKEGIIRNIECLNEKYVSHVVYGMLREEWK; from the coding sequence ATGTTTAAACATATTATTGATGATAAATTAGAGCTGAAATTGTTAAATGTTAAAGATGCCGAAGAATTACATTCACTAATAGAAGACAATAGAGAATATTTATTAAAATGGTTACCATGGGTTTATATTAATAAGTCAATAGAGGATACTAAGGATTTTGTATTATCCAGTATGAAACAGTATGGTGAGAATAAAGGATATAGTGCGGCAATATGTTATGATGATAAGATTGTAGGAGTTATTGGACTGCAATGCTTGAACCTACAGCATAAACATGTTTCTATTGGTTATTGGCTAGCAGAAGATTATCAGGGTAAAGGTATAATGACAAAATGTTGTACAGCATTGATAAATGATGCATTCAATAATTATGAATTAGAGAGAGTAGAAATAAGATGTGCAGAAAAAAACTATAAAAGTAGGGCAATACCAGAGCGATTAGGTTTCATTAAAGAAGGAATCATAAGAAATATTGAATGCCTTAATGAAAAATATGTTAGTCATGTAGTTTATG